The Rattus rattus isolate New Zealand chromosome 1, Rrattus_CSIRO_v1, whole genome shotgun sequence genome includes a region encoding these proteins:
- the Midn gene encoding midnolin isoform X1, giving the protein MEPQPGGARSCRRGAPGGACELSTAAESAAPMSLAIHSTTGTRYDLSVPHDETVEGLRKRLSQRLKVPKERLALLHKDTRLSSGKLQEFGVGDGSKLTLVPTVEAGLMSQASRPEQSVMQALESLTETQPPATPGPGRAAGGGFRKYRLILFKRPWHRQGPQSPERGGERPQVSDFLSGRSPLTLALRVGDHMMFVQLQLAAQHAPLQHRHVLAAAAAAAAAARGDSSVATPVSSPCRPVSSAARVPPVSSSPSSPVSPSPVTAGTFQSHAASTTCPEQTDCSPPASSNTTSTPGSSPTPRSRKPGAVIESFVNHAPGVFSGTFSGTLHPNCQDSSGRPRRDIGTILQILNDLLSATRHYQGMPASLTQLRCHAQCSPASPAPDLAPKTTSCEKLATPSLLQGQSQIRMCKPPGDRLRQTENRATRCKVERLQLLLQQKRLRRKARRDARGPYHWTPSRKAGRSDSSSSGGGGSPSEATGLGLDFEDSVWKPEVNPDIQSEFVVA; this is encoded by the exons ATGGAGCCGCAGCCCGGCGGCGCCCGGAGCTGCCGGCGCGGGGCCCCCGGTGGCGCCTGCGAGCTGAGCACGGCCGCGGAATCGGCCGCACCCATGAGCCTGGCGATCCACAGCACTACGGGGACCCGCTACGACCTTTCGGTGCCCCACGACGAGACCGTGGAGGGGCTGCGCAAAAGGCTGTCCCAACGCCTCAAAGTACCCAAGGAACGCCTGGCGCTGCTTCACAAAGACAC CCGGCTCAGTTCGGGGAAGCTGCAGGAATTCGGCGTGGGGGATGGGAGCAAGTTGACGCTCGTGCCCACGGTGGAAGCTGGCCTCATG TCCCAGGCCTCGAGGCCGGAGCAGTCCGTTATGCAAGCCCTGGAAAGTTTGACCGAGACCCAG CCCCCAGCGACACCCGGGCCAGGCCGGGCTGCCGGAGGAGGCTTCCGGAAATACAGATTGATTTTATTTAAGCGTCCGTGGCACCGACAGGGACCCCAGAGCCCAGAGAGGGGCGGCGAGAGGCCCCAG GTCAGTGACTTTTTGTCAGGCCGATCGCCTTTGACCCTGGCCCTGCGAGTTGGGGATCACATGATGTTTGTACAATTGCAACTGGCAGCCCAACACGCCCCACTCCAGCACCGCCATGTGCTGGCCGCGGCTGCCGCAGCTGCTGCCGCTGCCCGGGGAGATTCCAGCGTAGCTACCCCAGTATCCTCACCTTGTCGGCCCGTGTCCAGTGCCGCCCGTGTCCCCCCAGTATCCAGCAGCCCTTCTTCGCCTGTGTCCCCCTCACCTGTCACCGCTGGCACCTTCCAATCCCATGCAGCCTCCACGACTTGTCCTGAG CAGACGGACTGTTCTCCACCCGCCAGCAGCAACACCACATCCACCCCAGGCAGCAGCCCCACCCCCCGATCCCGCAAACCCGGTGCAGTCATTGAGAGCTTCGTGAACCACGCTCCAGGGGTCTTCTCAGGGACCTTCTCTG GCACACTGCACCCCAACTGCCAGGATAGTAGTGGGCGGCCTCGGCGTGACATCGGCACCATTCTGCAGATACTCAATGACCTCCTAAGTGCCACAAGGCATTACCAGGGCATGCCGGCCTCACTGACCCAGCTCCGCTGCCACGCGCAGTGCTCACCTGCCTCACCAGCCCCTGACCTCGCCCCCAAAACTACCTCCTGTGAAAAGCTGGCAACCCCATCGCTGCTCCAGGGCCAGAGCCAGATCCGAATGTGCAAGCCCCCGG GAGACCGTCTGCGACAGACAGAGAACCGTGCCACGCGCTGCAAAGTAGAACgcctccagctcctgctgcagCAGAAGCGCCTGCGAAGGAAGGCACGGCGGGACGCCCGGGGTCCTTACCACTGGACCCCAAGCCGCAAAGCTGGTCGtagtgacagcagcagcagtgggggtGGAGGTAGCCCCAGCGAGGCCACAGGCTTGGGCCTCGACTTCGAGGACTCCGTTTGGAAGCCTGAAGTCAACCCAGACATCCAGTCCGAGTTTGTGGTGGCTTAA
- the Cirbp gene encoding cold-inducible RNA-binding protein isoform X1 gives MASDEGKLFVGGLSFDTNEQALEQVFSKYGQISEVVVVKDRETQRSRGFGFVTFENIDDAKDAMMAMNGKSVDGRQIRVDQAGKSSDNRSRGYRGGSAGGRGFFRGGRSRGRGFSRGGGDRGYGGGRFESRSGGYGGSRDYYASRSQGGSYGYRSSGGSYRDSYDSYGKSGSKGAT, from the exons ATGGCATCAGATGAAGGCAAGCTTTTCGTGGGAGGTCTCAGCTTCGACACCAACGAGCAGGCGCTGGAGCAGGTCTTCTCCAAGTATGGGCAGATCTCGGAAG TGGTGGTGGTAAAGGACAGGGAGACTCAACGATCCCGAGGCTTCGGGTTTGTCACCTTTGAAAATATCGATGACGCTAAGGATGCCATGATGGCTATGAATGGGAAG TCTGTGGATGGGAGGCAGATCCGAGTTGACCAGGCTGGCAAGTCTTCTGATAACCGGTCCCGAGGATACCGGGGTGGCTCTGCTGGAGGCCGGGGCTTCTTCCGTGGGGGACGCAGCCGGGGCCGAGGGTTCTCCAGAG GAGGAGGAGACCGGGGCTATGGAGGTGGCCGCTTTGAGTCCCGGAGTGGTGGTTATGGAGGCTCCAGAGACTACTATGCCAG CCGGAGTCAGGGTGGCAGCTATGGCTATCGGAGCTCCGGTGGGTCCTACAGAGACAGCTATGACAGCTATGGTAAGTCTGGCTCCAAGGGTGCCACCTGA
- the Midn gene encoding midnolin isoform X4 yields MEPQPGGARSCRRGAPGGACELSTAAESAAPMSLAIHSTTGTRYDLSVPHDETVEGLRKRLSQRLKVPKERLALLHKDTRLSSGKLQEFGVGDGSKLTLVPTVEAGLMSQASRPEQSVMQALESLTETQVSDFLSGRSPLTLALRVGDHMMFVQLQLAAQHAPLQHRHVLAAAAAAAAAARGDSSVATPVSSPCRPVSSAARVPPVSSSPSSPVSPSPVTAGTFQSHAASTTCPETDCSPPASSNTTSTPGSSPTPRSRKPGAVIESFVNHAPGVFSGTFSGTLHPNCQDSSGRPRRDIGTILQILNDLLSATRHYQGMPASLTQLRCHAQCSPASPAPDLAPKTTSCEKLATPSLLQGQSQIRMCKPPGDRLRQTENRATRCKVERLQLLLQQKRLRRKARRDARGPYHWTPSRKAGRSDSSSSGGGGSPSEATGLGLDFEDSVWKPEVNPDIQSEFVVA; encoded by the exons ATGGAGCCGCAGCCCGGCGGCGCCCGGAGCTGCCGGCGCGGGGCCCCCGGTGGCGCCTGCGAGCTGAGCACGGCCGCGGAATCGGCCGCACCCATGAGCCTGGCGATCCACAGCACTACGGGGACCCGCTACGACCTTTCGGTGCCCCACGACGAGACCGTGGAGGGGCTGCGCAAAAGGCTGTCCCAACGCCTCAAAGTACCCAAGGAACGCCTGGCGCTGCTTCACAAAGACAC CCGGCTCAGTTCGGGGAAGCTGCAGGAATTCGGCGTGGGGGATGGGAGCAAGTTGACGCTCGTGCCCACGGTGGAAGCTGGCCTCATG TCCCAGGCCTCGAGGCCGGAGCAGTCCGTTATGCAAGCCCTGGAAAGTTTGACCGAGACCCAG GTCAGTGACTTTTTGTCAGGCCGATCGCCTTTGACCCTGGCCCTGCGAGTTGGGGATCACATGATGTTTGTACAATTGCAACTGGCAGCCCAACACGCCCCACTCCAGCACCGCCATGTGCTGGCCGCGGCTGCCGCAGCTGCTGCCGCTGCCCGGGGAGATTCCAGCGTAGCTACCCCAGTATCCTCACCTTGTCGGCCCGTGTCCAGTGCCGCCCGTGTCCCCCCAGTATCCAGCAGCCCTTCTTCGCCTGTGTCCCCCTCACCTGTCACCGCTGGCACCTTCCAATCCCATGCAGCCTCCACGACTTGTCCTGAG ACGGACTGTTCTCCACCCGCCAGCAGCAACACCACATCCACCCCAGGCAGCAGCCCCACCCCCCGATCCCGCAAACCCGGTGCAGTCATTGAGAGCTTCGTGAACCACGCTCCAGGGGTCTTCTCAGGGACCTTCTCTG GCACACTGCACCCCAACTGCCAGGATAGTAGTGGGCGGCCTCGGCGTGACATCGGCACCATTCTGCAGATACTCAATGACCTCCTAAGTGCCACAAGGCATTACCAGGGCATGCCGGCCTCACTGACCCAGCTCCGCTGCCACGCGCAGTGCTCACCTGCCTCACCAGCCCCTGACCTCGCCCCCAAAACTACCTCCTGTGAAAAGCTGGCAACCCCATCGCTGCTCCAGGGCCAGAGCCAGATCCGAATGTGCAAGCCCCCGG GAGACCGTCTGCGACAGACAGAGAACCGTGCCACGCGCTGCAAAGTAGAACgcctccagctcctgctgcagCAGAAGCGCCTGCGAAGGAAGGCACGGCGGGACGCCCGGGGTCCTTACCACTGGACCCCAAGCCGCAAAGCTGGTCGtagtgacagcagcagcagtgggggtGGAGGTAGCCCCAGCGAGGCCACAGGCTTGGGCCTCGACTTCGAGGACTCCGTTTGGAAGCCTGAAGTCAACCCAGACATCCAGTCCGAGTTTGTGGTGGCTTAA
- the Midn gene encoding midnolin isoform X3 encodes MEPQPGGARSCRRGAPGGACELSTAAESAAPMSLAIHSTTGTRYDLSVPHDETVEGLRKRLSQRLKVPKERLALLHKDTRLSSGKLQEFGVGDGSKLTLVPTVEAGLMSQASRPEQSVMQALESLTETQVSDFLSGRSPLTLALRVGDHMMFVQLQLAAQHAPLQHRHVLAAAAAAAAAARGDSSVATPVSSPCRPVSSAARVPPVSSSPSSPVSPSPVTAGTFQSHAASTTCPEQTDCSPPASSNTTSTPGSSPTPRSRKPGAVIESFVNHAPGVFSGTFSGTLHPNCQDSSGRPRRDIGTILQILNDLLSATRHYQGMPASLTQLRCHAQCSPASPAPDLAPKTTSCEKLATPSLLQGQSQIRMCKPPGDRLRQTENRATRCKVERLQLLLQQKRLRRKARRDARGPYHWTPSRKAGRSDSSSSGGGGSPSEATGLGLDFEDSVWKPEVNPDIQSEFVVA; translated from the exons ATGGAGCCGCAGCCCGGCGGCGCCCGGAGCTGCCGGCGCGGGGCCCCCGGTGGCGCCTGCGAGCTGAGCACGGCCGCGGAATCGGCCGCACCCATGAGCCTGGCGATCCACAGCACTACGGGGACCCGCTACGACCTTTCGGTGCCCCACGACGAGACCGTGGAGGGGCTGCGCAAAAGGCTGTCCCAACGCCTCAAAGTACCCAAGGAACGCCTGGCGCTGCTTCACAAAGACAC CCGGCTCAGTTCGGGGAAGCTGCAGGAATTCGGCGTGGGGGATGGGAGCAAGTTGACGCTCGTGCCCACGGTGGAAGCTGGCCTCATG TCCCAGGCCTCGAGGCCGGAGCAGTCCGTTATGCAAGCCCTGGAAAGTTTGACCGAGACCCAG GTCAGTGACTTTTTGTCAGGCCGATCGCCTTTGACCCTGGCCCTGCGAGTTGGGGATCACATGATGTTTGTACAATTGCAACTGGCAGCCCAACACGCCCCACTCCAGCACCGCCATGTGCTGGCCGCGGCTGCCGCAGCTGCTGCCGCTGCCCGGGGAGATTCCAGCGTAGCTACCCCAGTATCCTCACCTTGTCGGCCCGTGTCCAGTGCCGCCCGTGTCCCCCCAGTATCCAGCAGCCCTTCTTCGCCTGTGTCCCCCTCACCTGTCACCGCTGGCACCTTCCAATCCCATGCAGCCTCCACGACTTGTCCTGAG CAGACGGACTGTTCTCCACCCGCCAGCAGCAACACCACATCCACCCCAGGCAGCAGCCCCACCCCCCGATCCCGCAAACCCGGTGCAGTCATTGAGAGCTTCGTGAACCACGCTCCAGGGGTCTTCTCAGGGACCTTCTCTG GCACACTGCACCCCAACTGCCAGGATAGTAGTGGGCGGCCTCGGCGTGACATCGGCACCATTCTGCAGATACTCAATGACCTCCTAAGTGCCACAAGGCATTACCAGGGCATGCCGGCCTCACTGACCCAGCTCCGCTGCCACGCGCAGTGCTCACCTGCCTCACCAGCCCCTGACCTCGCCCCCAAAACTACCTCCTGTGAAAAGCTGGCAACCCCATCGCTGCTCCAGGGCCAGAGCCAGATCCGAATGTGCAAGCCCCCGG GAGACCGTCTGCGACAGACAGAGAACCGTGCCACGCGCTGCAAAGTAGAACgcctccagctcctgctgcagCAGAAGCGCCTGCGAAGGAAGGCACGGCGGGACGCCCGGGGTCCTTACCACTGGACCCCAAGCCGCAAAGCTGGTCGtagtgacagcagcagcagtgggggtGGAGGTAGCCCCAGCGAGGCCACAGGCTTGGGCCTCGACTTCGAGGACTCCGTTTGGAAGCCTGAAGTCAACCCAGACATCCAGTCCGAGTTTGTGGTGGCTTAA
- the Cirbp gene encoding cold-inducible RNA-binding protein isoform X2, whose protein sequence is MASDEGKLFVGGLSFDTNEQALEQVFSKYGQISEVVVVKDRETQRSRGFGFVTFENIDDAKDAMMAMNGKSVDGRQIRVDQAGKSSDNRSRGYRGGSAGGRGFFRGGRSRGRGFSRGGGDRGYGGGRFESRSGGYGGSRDYYASRSQGGSYGYRSSGGSYRDSYDSYATHNE, encoded by the exons ATGGCATCAGATGAAGGCAAGCTTTTCGTGGGAGGTCTCAGCTTCGACACCAACGAGCAGGCGCTGGAGCAGGTCTTCTCCAAGTATGGGCAGATCTCGGAAG TGGTGGTGGTAAAGGACAGGGAGACTCAACGATCCCGAGGCTTCGGGTTTGTCACCTTTGAAAATATCGATGACGCTAAGGATGCCATGATGGCTATGAATGGGAAG TCTGTGGATGGGAGGCAGATCCGAGTTGACCAGGCTGGCAAGTCTTCTGATAACCGGTCCCGAGGATACCGGGGTGGCTCTGCTGGAGGCCGGGGCTTCTTCCGTGGGGGACGCAGCCGGGGCCGAGGGTTCTCCAGAG GAGGAGGAGACCGGGGCTATGGAGGTGGCCGCTTTGAGTCCCGGAGTGGTGGTTATGGAGGCTCCAGAGACTACTATGCCAG CCGGAGTCAGGGTGGCAGCTATGGCTATCGGAGCTCCGGTGGGTCCTACAGAGACAGCTATGACAGCTATG CTACACACAACGAGTAA
- the Midn gene encoding midnolin isoform X2, whose protein sequence is MEPQPGGARSCRRGAPGGACELSTAAESAAPMSLAIHSTTGTRYDLSVPHDETVEGLRKRLSQRLKVPKERLALLHKDTRLSSGKLQEFGVGDGSKLTLVPTVEAGLMSQASRPEQSVMQALESLTETQPPATPGPGRAAGGGFRKYRLILFKRPWHRQGPQSPERGGERPQVSDFLSGRSPLTLALRVGDHMMFVQLQLAAQHAPLQHRHVLAAAAAAAAAARGDSSVATPVSSPCRPVSSAARVPPVSSSPSSPVSPSPVTAGTFQSHAASTTCPETDCSPPASSNTTSTPGSSPTPRSRKPGAVIESFVNHAPGVFSGTFSGTLHPNCQDSSGRPRRDIGTILQILNDLLSATRHYQGMPASLTQLRCHAQCSPASPAPDLAPKTTSCEKLATPSLLQGQSQIRMCKPPGDRLRQTENRATRCKVERLQLLLQQKRLRRKARRDARGPYHWTPSRKAGRSDSSSSGGGGSPSEATGLGLDFEDSVWKPEVNPDIQSEFVVA, encoded by the exons ATGGAGCCGCAGCCCGGCGGCGCCCGGAGCTGCCGGCGCGGGGCCCCCGGTGGCGCCTGCGAGCTGAGCACGGCCGCGGAATCGGCCGCACCCATGAGCCTGGCGATCCACAGCACTACGGGGACCCGCTACGACCTTTCGGTGCCCCACGACGAGACCGTGGAGGGGCTGCGCAAAAGGCTGTCCCAACGCCTCAAAGTACCCAAGGAACGCCTGGCGCTGCTTCACAAAGACAC CCGGCTCAGTTCGGGGAAGCTGCAGGAATTCGGCGTGGGGGATGGGAGCAAGTTGACGCTCGTGCCCACGGTGGAAGCTGGCCTCATG TCCCAGGCCTCGAGGCCGGAGCAGTCCGTTATGCAAGCCCTGGAAAGTTTGACCGAGACCCAG CCCCCAGCGACACCCGGGCCAGGCCGGGCTGCCGGAGGAGGCTTCCGGAAATACAGATTGATTTTATTTAAGCGTCCGTGGCACCGACAGGGACCCCAGAGCCCAGAGAGGGGCGGCGAGAGGCCCCAG GTCAGTGACTTTTTGTCAGGCCGATCGCCTTTGACCCTGGCCCTGCGAGTTGGGGATCACATGATGTTTGTACAATTGCAACTGGCAGCCCAACACGCCCCACTCCAGCACCGCCATGTGCTGGCCGCGGCTGCCGCAGCTGCTGCCGCTGCCCGGGGAGATTCCAGCGTAGCTACCCCAGTATCCTCACCTTGTCGGCCCGTGTCCAGTGCCGCCCGTGTCCCCCCAGTATCCAGCAGCCCTTCTTCGCCTGTGTCCCCCTCACCTGTCACCGCTGGCACCTTCCAATCCCATGCAGCCTCCACGACTTGTCCTGAG ACGGACTGTTCTCCACCCGCCAGCAGCAACACCACATCCACCCCAGGCAGCAGCCCCACCCCCCGATCCCGCAAACCCGGTGCAGTCATTGAGAGCTTCGTGAACCACGCTCCAGGGGTCTTCTCAGGGACCTTCTCTG GCACACTGCACCCCAACTGCCAGGATAGTAGTGGGCGGCCTCGGCGTGACATCGGCACCATTCTGCAGATACTCAATGACCTCCTAAGTGCCACAAGGCATTACCAGGGCATGCCGGCCTCACTGACCCAGCTCCGCTGCCACGCGCAGTGCTCACCTGCCTCACCAGCCCCTGACCTCGCCCCCAAAACTACCTCCTGTGAAAAGCTGGCAACCCCATCGCTGCTCCAGGGCCAGAGCCAGATCCGAATGTGCAAGCCCCCGG GAGACCGTCTGCGACAGACAGAGAACCGTGCCACGCGCTGCAAAGTAGAACgcctccagctcctgctgcagCAGAAGCGCCTGCGAAGGAAGGCACGGCGGGACGCCCGGGGTCCTTACCACTGGACCCCAAGCCGCAAAGCTGGTCGtagtgacagcagcagcagtgggggtGGAGGTAGCCCCAGCGAGGCCACAGGCTTGGGCCTCGACTTCGAGGACTCCGTTTGGAAGCCTGAAGTCAACCCAGACATCCAGTCCGAGTTTGTGGTGGCTTAA
- the Fam174c gene encoding protein FAM174C: MARGTLLLLLLHFLRCATPDSAENSSRPGVPTGSQNRTSGNLPDTGSAMLRLFYVITGLCGLVSLYFLIRAFRLKKPQRRRYGLLTNTEEHEETASQDSEEETVFETRNLR, from the exons ATGGCACGGGGCacgctgttgctgctgctgctgcattttCTCCGGTGCGCCACACCGGATTCCGCTGAAAACTCTAGCAGGCCGGGTGTGCCGACCGGGTCTCAAAACCGCACAAGCGGGAATCTCCCGGACACGGGCTCCGCGATGCTTCGCTTGTTCTACGTAATTACTGGGCTCTGCGGCCTGGTTTCGCTTTACTTCCTCATCCGGGCCTTTAG ACTAAAGAAGCCACAGCGAAGAAGGTATGGGCTCCTGACCAACACAGAGGAGCATGAAGAGACGGCCTCTCAGGACAGCGAGGAAGAGACTGTCTTTGAAACCAGGAACCTGAGATG A